One region of Chryseobacterium sp. C-71 genomic DNA includes:
- a CDS encoding YceI family protein gives MKKIFLLAVLASGLAFGQSKKVVTSDVHWWGYKVAKTESSSHDGTVKVKSGNMIMKGNELIGGDFVLDMNSINATDLSGEYQGKLNGHLKNGDFFEVEKFPSASFKITSVKKNSDKVYNKLVTGNLTVKGKTSPVSFPAKVSYANGVVSLESNKFSFDRQKFDVAYKSSMKDVFVKDDIDMLVKVTAK, from the coding sequence ATGAAAAAAATATTTTTATTAGCAGTTTTGGCTAGTGGTTTGGCTTTCGGGCAATCAAAAAAAGTAGTAACATCTGATGTTCACTGGTGGGGTTATAAAGTTGCAAAAACTGAATCTAGTTCTCATGACGGAACGGTAAAAGTAAAATCCGGAAACATGATCATGAAAGGAAATGAGCTTATAGGAGGAGATTTCGTTTTAGATATGAATTCTATCAACGCTACAGATCTTTCAGGAGAATACCAGGGAAAACTGAATGGGCACCTTAAAAACGGAGATTTCTTCGAAGTTGAAAAATTCCCGTCAGCAAGTTTCAAAATCACTTCTGTAAAGAAAAACAGCGATAAAGTGTACAACAAACTGGTAACAGGAAATCTTACGGTAAAAGGAAAAACTAGCCCTGTTTCTTTCCCTGCAAAAGTTTCTTATGCAAACGGAGTAGTAAGTTTAGAGTCAAATAAATTCTCTTTTGACAGACAAAAATTTGATGTTGCTTACAAATCTTCTATGAAAGATGTTTTTGTGAAAGATGATATCGATATGCTTGTAAAAGTGACTGCGAAATAA
- a CDS encoding YafY family protein, with protein MSSNKNALIRYKTLDKCLKNKYKKYTLEDLIDECSEALFEFEGKESFVSKRTVQLDLQNMRSEKFGYEAPIEVYERRYYRYSDPEYSIHQISVNENDLKAMNNAIQILKQFKDFSMFKDMNGVIQKLEDSIHSTSQKSIIHLDKNEQLKGLEHIDVLYENILNKKVLKICYKSFKARESNIITVHPQLLKEYNNRWFLICWHKKAIYNLALDRMEEIEIDETTEYIDKDFDADRYFGEVIGATVSETQRPQNVIFFVNSQHAPYVKTKPFHHSQEIIKEDENGTTFKICVQLNFELERMILGMGEFLTVLGPRKLKHRIAKSIKAAHLNYQGNETENEEL; from the coding sequence ATGTCATCCAATAAAAACGCTCTTATCCGCTACAAAACTTTAGATAAATGTCTGAAGAATAAGTACAAAAAATACACTCTGGAAGATTTAATCGATGAATGTTCTGAAGCGTTGTTTGAATTTGAAGGTAAAGAATCTTTTGTCAGCAAACGTACTGTACAATTGGACTTGCAAAATATGCGGAGTGAAAAATTCGGGTATGAAGCTCCGATTGAAGTTTACGAAAGAAGATATTACCGCTACAGTGATCCGGAATACAGTATTCATCAGATTTCAGTCAATGAAAATGATTTGAAAGCGATGAATAATGCAATACAGATTTTAAAGCAGTTTAAAGATTTCTCAATGTTCAAAGATATGAATGGGGTGATTCAAAAACTGGAAGATTCTATACATTCGACCAGCCAAAAATCGATTATTCATTTAGATAAAAATGAGCAACTGAAAGGTTTGGAGCATATTGATGTTTTGTATGAAAATATTTTAAATAAAAAGGTTTTAAAGATTTGCTATAAAAGTTTCAAAGCGAGAGAATCGAATATTATTACTGTTCATCCTCAATTATTGAAAGAATATAACAACCGTTGGTTTTTGATTTGCTGGCATAAAAAAGCGATTTACAATCTTGCTTTAGACAGGATGGAAGAAATTGAGATCGATGAAACTACAGAATACATTGACAAGGATTTTGACGCAGATCGTTACTTTGGTGAGGTCATTGGAGCAACGGTTTCTGAGACGCAAAGACCACAAAATGTCATCTTTTTTGTTAATTCGCAACATGCTCCTTATGTAAAAACTAAGCCTTTTCATCATTCTCAGGAAATTATCAAAGAAGATGAAAACGGCACGACTTTTAAAATTTGTGTTCAGCTCAATTTTGAATTAGAACGAATGATTCTGGGAATGGGAGAGTTTTTAACGGTTTTAGGTCCAAGAAAACTGAAGCATAGAATCGCCAAAAGTATTAAAGCGGCACATTTAAATTATCAGGGTAATGAAACGGAGAATGAGGAATTATAA
- a CDS encoding DUF5686 family protein: MTKLLSALFLFTTLLFFGQNQLKVLNKTTKKPIENATVYCEDNLLGKTNYEGVLSFKTKCKKVEVLASNFEDDLVDVKKSMEVSMQPLSDKMSNIDRVVIQDKSDPRALRILDELNKRAKENSPKSLDSYNFKSYAKFSIDVDQDTIDTFKKFLAVRKDSLSKVEKTDFKQKEKEIKDSLIGEDLLDASQESQMFLWEKATEYKYSKSFGEKTNIIDNRMSGFKNPIYEAVAINLSHLDRTPRQLRPENRKLFNFYLSDTLQIDGRKTFVIKFKEITNKKKQNPRKFNGKIYVDSETYALKRFESANKKRNEGDIVSVWKPINGKWFLDYEDIKLKMGDQTFNISKKDSVKTDTLKKGQHLSDRHKYNQKTFGNYLYVKNRFFDFELNKEQKASEFKGYSLEMKNSDGSLLEKYRTDSLTARESATYTKIDSFVQKHDFEKKLSFLTQMLRGNLRYKIIDFDLTKFFSYDKYQGLRLGAGVKLNEKFSKTFSPDGYFGYGFKDHTWKYGLGLDVKLSSQKTSIFRVDYVDDVFAAGRFSNTMWDMMMKVNDINLDLHNANFYKNQKWGASYLYDISNSLSMKIAVNKEKQQALFDYNYKNLGNQFDNTSATLSFKFSPNDKNIMTPSGKYTYEKGFPQVYVNFEKGFETLNGDLDYNRLDALIIHQFRSKLGYTNIKLFGGISSGTAPIWKNFEIAGQNDRNPEHWYSNINTPNNLAFATMPSGTFFADKFVAFKVSQYLPFRFKTIGSRYSNIELEYQAAIGDFKNRGDHQFDFQVLDHYYQEVGLIWNRFLGRNFGVGFSYRLGHYQTSEFKDNFGIKLRFNVLN, encoded by the coding sequence ATGACAAAACTTTTATCCGCTCTGTTTTTATTCACTACCCTTTTGTTTTTCGGACAAAATCAACTGAAAGTTTTAAACAAAACCACTAAAAAGCCAATTGAAAATGCAACCGTTTACTGCGAAGACAATCTTCTCGGGAAAACCAATTATGAAGGCGTTTTATCGTTTAAAACGAAATGTAAAAAGGTAGAAGTTCTTGCCAGCAATTTTGAAGATGATTTAGTGGATGTTAAAAAATCGATGGAAGTTTCGATGCAGCCTCTATCCGATAAAATGAGCAATATAGACAGAGTGGTGATTCAGGATAAAAGTGATCCGAGAGCGTTGAGAATTTTAGATGAACTCAACAAAAGAGCCAAAGAAAACTCTCCAAAATCTTTAGATTCTTATAATTTTAAATCGTATGCTAAATTTTCTATCGATGTTGATCAAGATACGATTGATACGTTTAAAAAATTCTTAGCCGTACGAAAAGACTCTCTTTCAAAAGTTGAGAAAACAGATTTTAAGCAGAAAGAAAAAGAAATAAAAGATTCTCTAATCGGAGAAGATCTACTTGACGCTTCCCAGGAAAGCCAGATGTTTCTTTGGGAAAAAGCAACGGAATATAAATACTCTAAAAGTTTTGGCGAAAAAACCAATATCATCGACAACAGAATGTCGGGTTTTAAAAATCCGATTTATGAAGCGGTGGCGATTAATCTTTCTCATCTAGACCGAACTCCACGACAGTTGAGACCGGAAAACAGAAAGCTTTTTAATTTCTACCTTTCAGATACTTTGCAGATTGACGGCAGAAAAACATTCGTCATTAAATTCAAGGAAATCACCAACAAGAAAAAGCAGAACCCAAGAAAATTTAACGGTAAAATCTATGTCGATTCTGAAACATACGCTCTGAAAAGGTTTGAAAGCGCCAATAAAAAAAGAAATGAAGGCGACATCGTCTCTGTCTGGAAACCTATTAACGGAAAATGGTTTCTGGATTATGAAGATATTAAACTGAAAATGGGCGACCAGACTTTTAATATCTCAAAGAAAGACAGCGTAAAAACCGATACTTTGAAGAAAGGTCAACATCTCAGCGACCGACATAAATACAACCAGAAAACATTTGGAAATTACCTGTATGTAAAAAACCGATTCTTTGATTTTGAACTTAATAAAGAACAAAAGGCATCAGAATTCAAAGGCTATTCTCTGGAAATGAAAAACTCAGACGGAAGTCTGCTTGAAAAATACAGAACCGACAGTCTTACCGCAAGAGAAAGCGCAACCTATACGAAAATTGACAGCTTTGTACAGAAACATGATTTTGAGAAAAAACTGAGCTTTCTGACCCAAATGCTGAGAGGAAATCTGCGATATAAAATCATTGATTTTGACCTGACTAAATTTTTCAGTTACGATAAATACCAGGGTTTACGATTAGGGGCAGGCGTAAAACTGAATGAAAAATTCAGCAAAACATTTTCTCCGGACGGATATTTCGGTTACGGATTTAAAGATCACACCTGGAAATACGGTTTAGGTTTAGATGTAAAATTATCTTCCCAAAAAACCTCGATTTTCAGAGTTGATTATGTGGATGATGTTTTTGCAGCAGGAAGATTCAGCAATACTATGTGGGATATGATGATGAAAGTAAACGACATTAATCTTGACCTTCACAATGCCAATTTCTATAAAAATCAAAAATGGGGAGCGTCTTATCTTTATGATATTTCGAATTCTTTAAGCATGAAAATTGCCGTGAATAAAGAAAAACAACAGGCTCTTTTTGATTATAACTATAAAAATTTAGGCAACCAATTCGATAATACCAGTGCCACTTTATCCTTCAAATTCTCTCCAAATGATAAAAATATCATGACGCCAAGCGGAAAATACACCTATGAAAAAGGGTTTCCTCAAGTCTATGTGAATTTCGAAAAAGGTTTTGAAACTTTAAACGGAGATCTTGATTACAACCGATTAGACGCTTTGATTATTCATCAGTTCAGATCTAAATTGGGTTACACCAACATCAAACTTTTCGGTGGAATTTCTTCAGGAACAGCTCCGATTTGGAAGAATTTTGAAATTGCAGGTCAGAACGACAGAAATCCGGAACATTGGTATTCAAACATCAATACTCCGAATAATTTAGCTTTCGCAACGATGCCTTCAGGAACTTTCTTTGCCGATAAATTTGTAGCCTTTAAGGTTTCACAATATCTTCCTTTCAGATTTAAAACGATTGGATCGAGATATTCAAACATCGAACTGGAATATCAGGCCGCGATTGGAGATTTTAAAAACCGAGGCGACCATCAGTTTGATTTCCAGGTTTTGGATCATTATTATCAGGAAGTTGGTTTGATCTGGAATCGATTCTTAGGAAGAAATTTCGGGGTTGGATTTTCTTACAGATTGGGACATTATCAGACTTCAGAGTTTAAAGATAATTTTGGGATTAAACTGAGATTTAATGTTTTGAATTAA
- a CDS encoding glucokinase: MNLNPKFPLFLPGVKNSSNDNVSIIGVNLREDVTTIAYYVSSNGGIETKTQKNYPTKEYAAFSEILTQFIQEEQLENVKRLGISVPGPVLNGKSNPARLGWSFDVEDYKNAFGFEEVTMLNDQEASAYGIALLQDSDLDAIYSSGHLEKGNVAILAPGNGLGEAGYFFDGKYLRPFATEGGHSEFSPRTNVEVEFYQFLNNIYGIVSWENVLSKTGLFNIYRFLRDVKRHPEPEWLSEKLTNANGNFTEEIFKAAVEEDVLICKIALDTFLEFLAREANNLTLKLKATGGLLIAGDIPQIIRQYIDKDKFYEKFKISDKMEDMLKNIPIYLINPDSTSIDGAALYAAYYKE; this comes from the coding sequence ATGAACTTAAATCCAAAATTTCCACTTTTTTTACCGGGAGTAAAAAACAGCAGTAATGATAATGTTTCGATCATTGGTGTAAACCTACGTGAAGATGTTACTACGATCGCTTATTATGTCTCTAGTAATGGTGGAATTGAAACTAAAACTCAAAAAAATTATCCTACAAAAGAATATGCTGCATTTTCTGAAATTCTTACCCAGTTTATTCAGGAAGAGCAGTTAGAGAATGTAAAACGTTTAGGAATCTCAGTTCCGGGACCTGTTTTGAACGGAAAAAGTAATCCTGCAAGATTAGGCTGGAGCTTTGATGTTGAAGATTATAAAAATGCATTCGGTTTTGAAGAAGTAACAATGTTGAATGATCAGGAAGCTTCGGCTTACGGTATCGCACTTTTACAAGACAGTGATCTTGATGCCATCTACAGCAGCGGTCATCTGGAAAAAGGAAATGTTGCCATCTTAGCACCAGGAAACGGATTGGGTGAGGCAGGATATTTCTTTGACGGGAAATATTTAAGACCATTCGCTACAGAAGGCGGTCACTCAGAATTTTCTCCAAGAACAAATGTTGAGGTTGAATTTTATCAATTCTTAAATAACATTTACGGAATTGTAAGTTGGGAAAACGTATTGTCTAAAACAGGTTTATTCAATATCTACAGATTCTTAAGAGATGTAAAGAGACATCCGGAACCTGAATGGCTTTCTGAAAAGCTGACAAACGCCAATGGTAATTTCACAGAAGAAATTTTCAAAGCAGCAGTGGAGGAAGATGTACTGATTTGTAAAATCGCATTAGATACCTTCTTAGAATTTCTGGCGAGAGAAGCCAATAACTTAACGTTGAAGTTAAAGGCAACAGGAGGTTTATTGATTGCCGGAGATATTCCGCAAATTATCAGACAATATATTGATAAAGATAAATTCTACGAGAAATTTAAAATAAGTGATAAAATGGAAGATATGTTGAAGAACATTCCGATTTATCTGATCAATCCAGACAGCACGAGCATTGACGGTGCTGCGCTCTACGCCGCTTACTATAAAGAATAA
- a CDS encoding DUF1800 family protein has protein sequence MVASFINNKHLLWRAGFGPGINEVDDLKNKNIKTILKEIFNKETFSPIVYETPDIEPIEYNDPKATAQQKREIQKVNQKQNNELNLNFLKKFTTSNEQLREKMAFFWHGHFATRINNPKFNQQLLNVIREKSLGNFKDLLFEVSRSPAMLSFLNNQQNKKNHPNENFAREVMELFTMGRGNYTETDIREAARAFTGWGYDKEGQFLERKKQHDEGTKTFLGKTGNFTGDDVLNIILEQKATAEFITTKIYTFFVNEKPDLKIIKNLSENFYESGYDIKKLMTEVFSSSWFYDKKNIGNRIKSPTELLVGMMRMLPMEIQNPENITVYQKLLGQMLLYPPNVSGWPNGKSWIDSSTLMLRLQIPQIWSGLRPMEYSAKEDDDMDMGMKSRESLNKSFKNPNIIIDWSKVDKALNQKKAEDYLIVNSESLDMNTVKQFSDQSIKMNIINLMSTPEYQLM, from the coding sequence ATGGTTGCTTCATTTATTAATAATAAACATCTTCTTTGGCGTGCAGGTTTCGGACCGGGAATTAACGAAGTAGATGACCTGAAAAATAAAAACATCAAGACGATTCTGAAGGAAATTTTCAATAAAGAAACCTTCTCTCCCATTGTGTATGAAACTCCCGACATCGAACCCATTGAATATAATGATCCTAAAGCCACTGCCCAGCAGAAAAGGGAAATTCAGAAAGTAAATCAAAAGCAAAATAATGAGCTTAATCTTAATTTTCTTAAAAAATTTACGACCAGCAATGAACAGCTGAGAGAGAAAATGGCTTTTTTCTGGCATGGGCATTTTGCTACGAGAATTAACAATCCAAAATTCAACCAACAACTCTTGAATGTAATTCGGGAGAAGTCTTTAGGTAATTTTAAAGATTTATTATTTGAAGTCAGCCGTTCTCCAGCAATGCTAAGCTTTTTGAATAATCAACAGAATAAAAAAAATCATCCCAACGAAAATTTTGCCCGCGAAGTGATGGAGCTTTTCACGATGGGAAGAGGAAACTATACAGAAACAGACATTCGTGAAGCGGCAAGAGCTTTTACCGGATGGGGTTACGATAAAGAAGGTCAATTTCTTGAAAGAAAAAAACAGCACGACGAAGGCACAAAAACTTTCTTGGGAAAGACAGGAAACTTTACAGGCGACGATGTTTTAAATATTATTTTGGAACAAAAAGCAACTGCCGAATTCATCACAACAAAGATTTACACCTTTTTCGTTAATGAAAAACCTGATTTAAAAATCATTAAAAACCTCAGCGAAAACTTTTATGAATCAGGATATGACATCAAAAAACTAATGACTGAGGTCTTTTCAAGTTCATGGTTTTATGATAAAAAAAATATCGGAAACAGAATAAAATCGCCAACAGAACTTCTTGTAGGGATGATGAGAATGCTGCCAATGGAAATTCAAAATCCTGAAAACATTACTGTTTATCAAAAACTTTTGGGGCAAATGCTGCTTTATCCGCCCAACGTCTCTGGCTGGCCAAACGGAAAATCCTGGATAGACAGCTCAACTTTAATGCTGCGACTTCAGATTCCACAAATATGGTCGGGATTGAGGCCGATGGAATATTCTGCGAAAGAAGACGACGATATGGATATGGGCATGAAATCAAGAGAATCTCTAAATAAAAGTTTTAAAAATCCGAATATAATAATCGATTGGAGCAAGGTTGACAAAGCTTTAAATCAGAAAAAAGCAGAAGACTATTTGATCGTCAACTCAGAATCTCTGGATATGAACACTGTTAAACAATTTTCAGATCAAAGTATCAAAATGAATATCATCAACCTTATGTCAACACCAGAATATCAGTTGATGTGA
- a CDS encoding YceI family protein: MKRLLLFVMMCASISFVFAQKKGDKISKVITSEIKWWGHKVVKTKASSHYGSLKLKSGKFNFDKTVFVDGEFVIDMRSLVVADLSGADQVKLTNELKGTNFFEVKKFPTAKFHLKKIIPLANSEYNSTIVGDITIKGIRKTISFPANAHITQFTVEIESSVFSLNRKDFRIFYQNSLKDYFIKDEMDIQFKVSTQKLDNERPL; this comes from the coding sequence ATGAAAAGATTATTATTGTTTGTTATGATGTGTGCGAGCATATCATTTGTATTTGCTCAAAAAAAGGGAGATAAAATTTCTAAAGTGATCACTTCTGAGATCAAATGGTGGGGACACAAGGTTGTAAAAACCAAAGCATCTTCTCATTATGGAAGTTTGAAACTGAAAAGCGGAAAATTTAATTTTGATAAAACGGTTTTTGTTGATGGTGAATTTGTTATCGACATGAGAAGTTTGGTGGTAGCTGATCTTTCTGGTGCCGATCAGGTGAAACTGACCAACGAACTGAAAGGAACCAATTTCTTCGAAGTTAAAAAATTCCCGACTGCAAAATTCCATTTGAAAAAAATTATTCCTCTGGCGAACAGCGAGTACAATTCTACCATCGTAGGAGATATTACCATCAAAGGAATCAGAAAAACAATTTCGTTCCCAGCAAACGCTCATATTACGCAGTTTACGGTAGAGATTGAGTCTTCAGTATTCTCATTAAACAGAAAAGACTTCAGAATTTTCTATCAGAATTCTTTGAAAGATTATTTCATCAAAGACGAGATGGATATTCAGTTTAAAGTTTCTACTCAAAAATTGGATAACGAAAGACCTTTGTAA
- a CDS encoding DUF1501 domain-containing protein — translation MIIKRREFLKISSLATASLFVPNFLQSMTLDNALNPNQKILIVLQFTGGNDGLNTIIPTKNDIYFKERNNIAINDSLALNDETGINPALSYFKELFDSGELSLMNNVGYPNPDKSHFRSMDIWHSASKSDEFLETGWLGRFLDEECYKCEHPTQALEVDDMLSLALKGENNKAFAFKDPKKLYQTSQEKYFKSLYESDHHHDDETVSYLYKTLGSTINNADYIFEKSKAKKSTQEYPNSKLGKDFKTVASLIKSDINTQVYYLSIGSFDTHVNQNERQQKLFGEINDAVKSFVSDMKANGLFNDILLMTFSEFGRRVAQNASKGTDHGTANQMFFISGGLKKRGILNALPDLQNLKEGDLIYTEDFRKVYATVLKNWLNADSSKVLGWKNGVYDFV, via the coding sequence ATGATCATCAAAAGAAGAGAATTTTTAAAGATCAGTTCATTGGCAACTGCTTCATTATTTGTTCCGAATTTTCTACAGTCGATGACTTTAGACAATGCGCTGAATCCGAATCAGAAAATACTGATCGTCCTTCAATTCACAGGTGGAAATGATGGTTTAAATACGATTATTCCGACAAAAAATGATATTTATTTTAAAGAAAGAAATAATATAGCCATCAATGATTCTTTGGCTTTAAATGATGAAACTGGAATCAATCCGGCTTTGTCTTATTTTAAAGAATTATTTGACAGTGGTGAACTTTCCCTGATGAATAATGTCGGCTACCCGAATCCTGACAAATCCCATTTCAGAAGCATGGATATTTGGCATTCTGCCAGTAAAAGTGATGAGTTTCTGGAAACAGGATGGCTCGGAAGATTTTTGGATGAAGAATGCTACAAATGCGAACATCCAACACAGGCTTTGGAAGTTGATGATATGCTCAGTTTGGCTTTAAAAGGTGAAAACAACAAAGCTTTTGCCTTTAAAGATCCAAAAAAATTGTATCAAACCAGCCAAGAGAAATATTTCAAATCATTGTATGAAAGCGACCACCATCACGACGACGAAACGGTTTCTTATTTATACAAAACTTTAGGTTCAACCATCAACAATGCTGATTATATTTTTGAAAAAAGTAAAGCAAAAAAATCGACTCAGGAATACCCAAATTCTAAATTGGGAAAAGATTTCAAGACCGTTGCTTCATTGATTAAATCAGACATCAACACGCAGGTTTATTATCTTTCAATAGGAAGTTTTGATACGCATGTCAACCAAAATGAAAGACAGCAAAAACTGTTTGGAGAAATTAATGATGCAGTAAAATCTTTCGTTTCCGATATGAAAGCGAATGGATTGTTTAATGATATTTTACTAATGACATTTTCAGAATTCGGTCGTCGTGTCGCTCAAAATGCAAGCAAAGGAACCGATCACGGAACAGCAAATCAAATGTTTTTCATCAGTGGCGGCTTAAAAAAGAGAGGTATTCTGAACGCTCTACCCGATTTACAAAATCTGAAAGAAGGAGATTTAATTTACACTGAAGATTTCAGAAAAGTCTATGCAACTGTTCTTAAAAATTGGCTGAATGCCGATTCATCAAAAGTTCTGGGCTGGAAAAACGGTGTGTATGATTTCGTGTAA
- a CDS encoding P-loop NTPase fold protein — protein MKNIDESYLEFEKIKEDIEGFIIQDHNESDTRSKIIDNYLLNVLGWDEKEIKREGHLDSGYFDYKISCPAISFVVEAKRAFKEFILPSGHKKTKFKSIYKENIDVITQIRSYCGDIGLQYGIITNGKQFIIGKFFNTDGTDWKDNFCLLFHDIEDIKSRFVEFFENTSKFAIVNHGGFKFDYLPIDIEAKTILSTLLNRDKEIDRNNLSAQISPLIDRFFGEIFSSEIEDDIDFIKECFVENKEIKKNRDEIERLFADKVPEIANVVKAVNTISIVDQISEEINFDIINIKNPTPPKPIIIIGTKGAGKTTFINHLFKTKDEEFEQNHLVIYIDFREFYEANHSFEHSTISKEIYEKLIEKYEALELHKLKALKRIYQKEIKQNNESIWLYAQDKNEIYDPLLASFLTNKLSNYSKHLEHLNNYLIRDRRKRIIVIIDNADQYKIDIQEQIFLYAHSLSRNSNSGVIFSLREGYYYKWRNKSPFDAYESNVYHITAPKYSEVLLKRIDFTLEHLNKLEGTSSSITRRGLKIEISNQSVIEFLSGLKDSLFSKSNSNLIDFLSFTTYPNIREGLRVFKQFLTSGHTDVSSYILREVYKENDRKNKQVIPIHEFVKSLGLQNKLYYNSEYSIINNIFIPPKDSNDHFINYFVLKRFFQTYETKGIANKYLSLEDVLSSFKDLGYRTSFIIDSIEKLIEYELLESEEFLSDVELKKIENNINLCISSKGYYYFKELIKKFHYIDLILQDTPIFSQEHFEKIKNIFPLSEQNGYRNLSERVEAVKLFIEYLVEEEKKQANAVLRIFGRPVDYINEDLIADIQKIESKLQ, from the coding sequence ATGAAAAATATTGACGAGTCTTATCTTGAATTTGAAAAGATAAAAGAAGATATTGAAGGTTTTATAATACAAGATCATAATGAATCAGATACGAGATCTAAGATAATAGACAATTATTTATTGAACGTATTAGGATGGGATGAAAAAGAAATAAAAAGAGAAGGTCATTTAGATTCTGGTTATTTTGATTACAAAATTAGTTGTCCAGCAATTTCTTTTGTTGTAGAAGCTAAAAGGGCTTTTAAAGAATTTATTTTACCATCTGGACACAAAAAAACAAAGTTTAAAAGTATTTACAAAGAGAATATTGATGTTATCACGCAAATACGTAGTTACTGTGGAGATATTGGTCTTCAATATGGTATTATAACTAATGGAAAGCAGTTTATTATAGGTAAATTTTTTAATACTGACGGAACTGACTGGAAAGATAATTTTTGTTTATTATTTCACGACATAGAAGATATCAAAAGTAGATTTGTAGAATTTTTTGAAAATACATCAAAATTTGCTATAGTAAATCACGGAGGTTTTAAATTTGATTATTTACCAATCGATATAGAAGCGAAAACAATCCTATCAACATTATTAAATCGTGATAAAGAGATAGATAGAAATAATCTTAGCGCTCAAATCTCTCCACTGATTGACCGTTTTTTTGGTGAAATATTTTCATCAGAAATTGAAGACGATATCGATTTTATTAAAGAATGTTTTGTTGAGAATAAAGAAATAAAAAAGAACAGAGATGAAATTGAAAGATTATTTGCAGATAAAGTGCCAGAAATAGCCAACGTTGTAAAAGCTGTAAACACAATTAGTATTGTTGATCAAATTAGTGAAGAGATTAATTTTGATATTATCAATATAAAAAATCCAACTCCACCAAAACCAATCATTATTATTGGAACGAAGGGTGCAGGAAAAACAACCTTTATAAATCATCTGTTCAAAACAAAAGATGAAGAATTTGAACAGAATCATTTAGTAATTTACATTGATTTTCGTGAGTTTTATGAAGCCAATCATTCTTTTGAACATTCTACAATATCTAAAGAAATCTATGAAAAGTTAATTGAAAAATATGAAGCTTTGGAACTGCATAAACTCAAAGCATTAAAAAGAATCTATCAGAAAGAAATAAAACAAAATAATGAAAGTATTTGGCTTTATGCTCAAGACAAGAACGAGATATATGACCCTTTATTAGCATCTTTTTTAACAAATAAATTATCAAATTATTCCAAACATTTAGAACATTTAAATAACTATTTAATTAGAGATAGACGAAAGCGAATAATTGTTATTATAGATAATGCTGATCAATACAAAATTGACATTCAAGAACAGATTTTCTTATATGCACATTCACTATCAAGAAATTCAAATAGTGGAGTTATTTTTTCATTAAGGGAAGGCTACTATTATAAATGGCGCAATAAGAGTCCTTTTGATGCATACGAATCAAATGTATATCATATAACAGCACCAAAGTACTCCGAAGTTCTATTAAAAAGAATTGATTTTACTTTGGAACATTTAAATAAATTGGAGGGTACTTCGTCTTCAATCACTAGAAGAGGTTTGAAAATTGAAATTTCAAACCAATCTGTTATTGAGTTTTTATCAGGCTTGAAAGACTCACTATTTTCTAAAAGTAATAGCAATCTTATTGATTTTTTAAGTTTTACAACATATCCAAATATACGTGAAGGATTAAGAGTTTTCAAACAATTTTTAACTTCAGGTCACACTGATGTCAGCAGTTATATTCTTAGAGAAGTTTACAAGGAAAACGATAGGAAAAATAAACAAGTAATTCCAATTCATGAGTTTGTAAAATCTCTAGGTCTACAGAATAAACTATATTATAACTCAGAGTATAGTATTATTAATAATATATTTATCCCTCCCAAAGATTCAAATGATCATTTTATAAATTACTTTGTTCTCAAAAGATTTTTTCAAACATATGAAACAAAAGGAATTGCAAATAAATATTTGTCTTTAGAAGATGTTTTATCATCTTTTAAAGATTTGGGATACAGAACAAGTTTTATTATTGATTCAATCGAAAAATTAATTGAATACGAATTGCTAGAATCCGAAGAATTTTTATCTGATGTTGAACTTAAAAAAATTGAGAACAATATTAATTTATGCATTTCATCAAAGGGCTATTATTATTTTAAAGAACTAATAAAAAAATTCCATTATATTGATCTTATATTGCAAGATACTCCTATTTTTTCTCAAGAACATTTTGAAAAAATCAAGAATATCTTCCCTCTATCAGAGCAAAATGGATATAGAAATTTAAGTGAAAGGGTTGAGGCTGTTAAACTATTTATTGAGTATTTAGTAGAAGAAGAAAAAAAACAGGCAAATGCGGTATTAAGAATTTTTGGTAGACCAGTAGATTATATTAATGAAGATTTGATTGCAGATATTCAAAAAATAGAAAGTAAACTACAATAA